A genome region from Helicobacter sp. 11S03491-1 includes the following:
- a CDS encoding TonB-dependent receptor, giving the protein MKKRLWFLLPVLLTAQDNSLETYTLEKSVVSASGFAQNIQDAPASISIISGKQIRQKQFFDLAGAVNGVPGVDIGTEMGKTGGLNISIRGMPSDYTLIMMDGHRQDAGGNIATDNVGWSQAFSSFMPPSSAIDRIEIIRGPMSTLYGSDAIGGIVNIILKKPNMKHFEGAADISSIQNQHMEKYGAQYSQDMYLSMPIVEDKLAFSLRTREYFRTPWDTSVSYKKDGVTLIRTPATPVYLGLPTKANIYDVGGRLAWQIDDKNYTYIDAQYFYDDYDNSKQQLGGELSARKNYINTRANFILAYEGSYDFGKWDTSIQYNDTANKGRVIGHKPGKIKNYDNRKLEGRDVIVDTKLVSTLGEGWYSNNLSIGGRYWFEWMRDLLVTPATFSQNTGALFIEDEWDPLEVLSITLGLRYDYNQTYRSNFSPRVYLAYTPVKFFTLKGGISTGYKAPYINELVPGINGYGNQGAFPYIGNPNLKPEHSVNYEISAVFDWENIGEVSFTYFFNDFADKIAKAVVHPNDTPRCVPFDSSGSNAYCNMFTNQDAAYVQGVEIYLNTQKFYGFSLEGSYTFLDSRYTKGIFHGSPLVDTPKHQVYGKFDYTYKDFDIYIMGNYKSSRAILPTSAVINGAKGSEIKNTIGHYNPYAVFDLVASYQLSKNLRGSFGVYNLFDKNFQDYTYVKQDKGHDVIVNRYNIAQEGRRFWINLSMNF; this is encoded by the coding sequence ATGAAAAAAAGATTATGGTTCTTATTGCCGGTTTTATTAACTGCACAAGATAATTCACTAGAAACTTATACTTTAGAAAAATCTGTTGTGTCTGCAAGTGGTTTTGCCCAAAATATACAAGATGCTCCTGCGAGTATCTCAATTATTAGCGGTAAGCAAATTAGACAAAAGCAATTTTTTGATTTAGCAGGCGCTGTTAATGGAGTCCCCGGTGTGGATATTGGTACAGAGATGGGCAAAACAGGAGGGCTTAATATTAGTATTCGGGGTATGCCTAGTGATTATACACTCATTATGATGGATGGGCATAGACAAGATGCCGGGGGAAATATTGCTACAGACAATGTTGGTTGGTCTCAAGCATTCTCAAGTTTCATGCCTCCCTCCTCTGCGATTGACAGAATTGAGATCATTCGAGGTCCTATGAGCACGCTTTATGGAAGCGATGCTATTGGAGGGATTGTAAATATTATTCTCAAGAAGCCTAATATGAAGCATTTTGAAGGTGCTGCAGATATTTCGAGTATCCAAAACCAGCATATGGAAAAATATGGGGCACAATATTCTCAAGATATGTATTTGAGTATGCCTATTGTAGAAGATAAACTTGCTTTTTCATTGCGCACCAGAGAATATTTTCGCACCCCTTGGGATACTTCAGTGTCTTATAAGAAAGATGGGGTTACTTTGATACGAACTCCTGCTACTCCTGTATATTTGGGATTGCCTACAAAAGCTAATATTTATGATGTGGGCGGGAGATTAGCATGGCAAATTGATGACAAAAATTATACTTATATAGATGCGCAATATTTTTATGATGATTATGACAATTCTAAACAGCAGTTAGGGGGAGAATTGAGTGCCAGAAAGAATTATATTAACACAAGGGCAAATTTTATCCTAGCTTATGAGGGAAGCTATGATTTTGGAAAATGGGATACATCAATCCAGTATAACGATACAGCCAATAAAGGCAGAGTAATTGGGCATAAACCCGGAAAGATAAAAAATTATGACAACAGAAAATTAGAAGGTCGTGATGTGATTGTAGATACCAAGCTTGTTTCCACGCTTGGAGAAGGTTGGTATAGTAATAATTTGAGCATAGGGGGAAGGTATTGGTTTGAGTGGATGCGTGATTTGCTGGTAACTCCTGCAACATTTTCTCAGAATACAGGAGCTTTGTTCATAGAGGACGAATGGGATCCTCTAGAGGTGTTATCTATCACACTGGGGTTGCGTTATGATTACAATCAAACTTATCGTTCTAATTTTTCTCCCAGAGTATATTTAGCTTATACTCCTGTGAAATTTTTTACCTTAAAGGGGGGGATTTCTACCGGGTATAAGGCTCCTTATATTAATGAGCTTGTTCCCGGAATCAATGGTTATGGCAATCAAGGAGCATTTCCGTATATAGGAAATCCAAATCTCAAGCCCGAACATAGCGTCAATTATGAAATTTCTGCTGTATTTGATTGGGAAAATATTGGGGAAGTGAGCTTTACATATTTTTTCAATGATTTTGCTGATAAGATTGCTAAAGCTGTTGTCCATCCCAATGATACTCCCAGATGTGTGCCTTTTGATAGCTCCGGAAGTAATGCTTATTGCAATATGTTTACCAATCAAGATGCTGCTTATGTCCAAGGGGTTGAGATTTATTTAAATACTCAAAAGTTTTACGGATTTTCTTTAGAGGGTTCTTATACATTTTTGGATAGTCGTTATACTAAAGGTATATTTCATGGATCACCTCTTGTAGATACTCCAAAACATCAAGTATATGGCAAGTTTGATTACACTTACAAAGACTTTGATATTTATATCATGGGAAATTACAAATCTTCCAGAGCTATTTTGCCTACAAGTGCTGTAATTAATGGTGCTAAAGGTTCTGAAATTAAAAATACTATTGGACATTATAACCCCTACGCGGTATTTGATTTGGTAGCAAGTTATCAATTAAGCAAGAATTTACGCGGGAGTTTTGGTGTCTATAATTTATTTGATAAAAATTTTCAAGATTATACTTATGTCAAGCAAGATAAAGGGCATGATGTTATTGTCAATCGTTATAACATTGCACAAGAAGGGAGAAGATTTTGGATTAATTT
- a CDS encoding penicillin-binding protein 2: MDEALKKSEKIFLVFVVLVLCLIIFAGIVYTKIVIPRKMPGLVVSKTDVALRGSIYSQDGFDLAASKKLYKVSVNTQSIDPEKRELFVNLFSIYSNIPKQVILEKIAPKGYNVISYTISPNTAANLRELNSKLLAYDVFREYEDKSGRIIQKMGIDIEVSGISRVYTYGDILEPVIGYTKKVELGKITTTQGVKGIEKYRDDILSPKQNGKLEGKRDIGFNIIENKDSKYIPREDGFNVYLTTPLKLQKKVEEILDIAKKKYKSDEIVVGIINPRTGEILSLATTNRFDPKNIKKSDYSHLNVDAIEVSYEPGSTIKPIIYSILLDKNLINPMQSIDLNHGIYRLGKYIVRDDSTPPKNPVIEDVIIRSSNVGMIKLTQRLSGKEFYDGLKNFGLSEFTGIDLPYEKNGLLPSIKLLSGEIYKASASYGYGLRTTFMQLLRAYSVFSNSGYLVTPHLTQNLKAPNGDIYIPKLPPKKRVIDALTAQKMQDLLIKVVSSGTGRSAKVEGVIVGGKTGTARVAKEGKYDNLYNGSFFGFAKDNENVYTIGVVAFGSHVNEDYYGSQTAAPIFKEIVSLLKAQGYLKKSK; this comes from the coding sequence ATGGATGAAGCATTAAAAAAATCAGAAAAGATATTTTTAGTATTTGTCGTACTTGTTTTGTGTCTTATTATTTTTGCAGGGATTGTTTATACCAAAATTGTTATCCCACGCAAGATGCCCGGTCTTGTTGTTTCTAAAACAGATGTAGCCCTAAGGGGGTCTATTTATAGTCAAGATGGATTTGATTTGGCTGCAAGTAAGAAACTCTATAAAGTCAGTGTCAATACCCAATCTATTGATCCGGAGAAGAGAGAACTTTTTGTCAATCTTTTTTCTATTTATAGCAATATCCCCAAACAGGTTATTCTTGAAAAAATTGCTCCAAAAGGCTATAACGTTATTTCTTATACCATTAGTCCAAATACTGCAGCCAATCTTAGAGAACTTAATTCAAAACTTTTAGCTTATGATGTGTTTAGAGAATATGAAGACAAAAGTGGTCGGATTATCCAAAAGATGGGTATTGATATTGAGGTGAGCGGGATCAGTCGTGTTTATACATATGGAGATATTTTAGAACCTGTGATTGGCTATACCAAAAAAGTTGAATTAGGTAAAATTACTACTACGCAAGGGGTAAAGGGGATAGAAAAATATCGTGATGATATTTTATCGCCCAAACAAAATGGCAAACTTGAGGGAAAACGCGATATAGGATTTAATATCATTGAAAATAAAGATTCTAAATATATACCTAGAGAAGATGGTTTTAATGTATATTTAACTACTCCTTTAAAGTTGCAAAAAAAGGTTGAAGAAATTCTAGATATAGCTAAGAAAAAGTATAAATCAGATGAGATAGTTGTGGGCATTATCAATCCCAGAACAGGTGAAATATTATCTTTGGCTACAACTAATCGTTTTGATCCTAAAAATATTAAAAAATCAGATTATTCTCATTTAAATGTTGATGCAATTGAAGTTTCTTATGAGCCTGGCAGTACGATTAAGCCTATTATTTATTCTATATTGCTTGATAAGAATTTAATCAACCCGATGCAAAGTATTGATTTGAACCATGGTATTTATAGACTAGGAAAATACATTGTTAGAGATGATTCTACTCCACCAAAAAATCCTGTTATCGAAGATGTGATTATACGATCCAGTAATGTAGGGATGATTAAGCTTACCCAACGCTTAAGTGGAAAAGAATTTTATGATGGATTAAAAAATTTTGGACTCTCAGAATTTACAGGGATTGATTTGCCCTATGAAAAGAATGGACTTCTCCCAAGTATCAAGCTTTTAAGTGGGGAAATATATAAAGCGAGCGCTTCTTATGGCTATGGGTTGCGTACAACATTCATGCAATTATTACGAGCGTATAGCGTTTTTTCTAATAGTGGCTATTTAGTTACTCCTCATCTTACTCAAAATCTTAAAGCCCCCAATGGAGATATTTATATTCCTAAACTTCCTCCTAAGAAACGTGTCATTGATGCGCTGACAGCTCAAAAAATGCAAGATTTACTCATCAAGGTAGTGTCTTCCGGGACAGGGCGTTCTGCAAAGGTTGAAGGGGTGATAGTAGGAGGGAAAACAGGCACAGCAAGGGTTGCTAAAGAAGGGAAATATGATAATTTATATAATGGATCGTTCTTTGGTTTTGCAAAAGATAATGAGAATGTTTATACAATCGGTGTGGTTGCTTTTGGATCGCATGTAAATGAAGATTATTATGGAAGCCAAACAGCAGCTCCAATTTTTAAAGAAATTGTTTCATTGTTAAAAGCGCAAGGCTATCTTAAAAAATCAAAATAA